One genomic window of Polyangium aurulentum includes the following:
- a CDS encoding BamA/TamA family outer membrane protein has protein sequence MARLRAIALACGLFAAAAPGAARAADSPPPPLPAPAVQKARVRYTLEGIELRGNARTAGRVVLRYVKFRAGDLLDVDDPELELTRYRLLGTGFFARVELSLRKGSRRGAAVLVIEVEERNTLVVQNLWLGLAADEDTAGNARPLSAFLGLQAAETNLAGTGITLGAGIGIAADQLALRTSFFDPSFVGTGWSAAVTLLYNDARDFFGNRDVAFEAPNVEQREVTDYAVVAYRRFGATIGTGHDLTVSSSFGLDYHLEQIDAKVPTVASHMIGQTREPIDFSIRPGKSVLSKLRGTLTYDTRDAPFLTARGTLAQAAVTVGIPGSDYGFQKFEATARRWWRLPWRHVVRVEAFAGVIAGEAPFFEQFYVGDFTDLLPDRILDLAPDRRQPPNVLGTDIVEVRYGDIAARLEGEYRVPIYTGRESVYGVDLFASAGLYAVTTRRLLDRPPSGYEGLARVPVDVTYNLGLRVDTKLGGVTLAFSNLLGLVAARHGERK, from the coding sequence GTGGCTCGCCTTCGCGCGATCGCGCTGGCCTGCGGGCTCTTCGCGGCGGCGGCGCCGGGAGCCGCGCGGGCCGCGGACAGCCCCCCGCCGCCCCTGCCCGCGCCGGCCGTTCAGAAGGCCCGCGTCCGCTACACGCTCGAGGGCATCGAGCTGCGCGGCAACGCGCGCACGGCCGGTCGCGTGGTGCTCCGCTACGTGAAGTTCCGCGCGGGCGATCTGCTCGACGTCGACGACCCCGAGCTCGAGCTCACTCGCTACCGGCTGCTCGGCACGGGCTTCTTCGCACGGGTCGAGCTGTCGCTGCGCAAGGGCTCGCGGCGCGGGGCGGCGGTGCTGGTGATCGAGGTCGAGGAGCGCAACACGCTCGTCGTGCAGAACCTCTGGCTCGGCCTCGCCGCCGACGAGGACACGGCGGGCAACGCGCGCCCGCTCTCGGCCTTCCTCGGGCTGCAAGCGGCCGAGACGAACCTCGCGGGCACGGGCATCACGCTCGGCGCGGGCATCGGGATCGCGGCCGATCAGCTCGCGCTGCGCACGAGCTTCTTCGACCCTTCGTTCGTCGGCACCGGCTGGTCCGCGGCCGTGACCCTGCTCTACAACGACGCGCGCGACTTCTTCGGCAACCGCGACGTCGCCTTCGAGGCGCCGAACGTCGAGCAGCGCGAGGTGACCGACTACGCGGTCGTCGCCTACCGCAGGTTCGGCGCGACGATCGGCACGGGGCACGATCTCACGGTCTCGTCGTCGTTCGGCCTCGACTACCACCTCGAGCAGATCGACGCGAAGGTGCCGACGGTCGCCTCGCACATGATCGGCCAGACGCGCGAGCCGATCGATTTCTCGATCAGGCCCGGCAAGAGCGTGCTGTCGAAGCTGCGCGGCACGCTCACGTACGACACGCGCGACGCGCCCTTCTTGACCGCGCGCGGCACGCTCGCGCAGGCGGCCGTGACCGTCGGGATCCCGGGCAGCGACTACGGCTTCCAGAAGTTCGAGGCGACGGCCCGACGCTGGTGGCGCCTGCCGTGGAGGCACGTGGTCCGCGTCGAGGCCTTCGCGGGCGTGATCGCGGGCGAGGCGCCGTTCTTCGAGCAGTTCTACGTCGGAGATTTCACCGATCTCTTGCCCGATCGGATCCTCGATCTCGCGCCCGATCGCCGGCAGCCGCCGAACGTGCTCGGGACCGACATCGTCGAGGTTCGCTATGGCGACATCGCGGCCCGCCTCGAGGGCGAGTACCGCGTGCCGATCTACACCGGGCGCGAGTCGGTCTACGGGGTGGATCTGTTCGCGTCGGCGGGCCTGTACGCGGTGACGACGCGCAGGCTGCTCGACAGGCCGCCCTCGGGCTACGAGGGGCTCGCGCGCGTGCCGGTCGACGTGACGTACAACCTCGGGTTGCGCGTCGACACGAAGCTCGGCGGCGTGACGCTCGCGTTTTCGAACCTGCTCGGGCTCGTGGCGGCGCGCCACGGAGAGCGCAAATGA